One genomic region from Pyrinomonadaceae bacterium encodes:
- the mutS gene encoding DNA mismatch repair protein MutS, which produces MTSNATPMVRQYQELKAQHPGTLLFFRLGDFYELFFDDAVTGARELQITLTARQKDSKDPIPMCGVPHHSAANYIAKLVRKGYRVAICEQTESASPTKKLVKREVVRIVTPGTPIDPQLLEPRESVYLGAVCAQGETVGAAFLDISTGEFRATQATGKDAWEKIVADIESYAPRELIFPQSLSALVRAGFKSEQKTAPLPLQKEVRDQRSEVGKSVPPAVAGGSLADQSVADPPVTTGGTDSVTAIDALCSTPGYSLSALQAKSADTRHPTPDTLSLTPYTLTPIDDWLWQTDDSAALLIKQFGVRSLDGYGLTRKHEAIRAAGSCLRYAQETQRAAAAHIADIVYFEPQDHLVLDQITVRNLELVEAMGGASRSLLDVIDETVTGMGARLLRSWLLRPSIRRGEIEARHGAVAELHASHMKRDRLRVLLKEISDVERLTGRLNLGSATARDLVALRRSLDQVPQIREALRNADSSLLQVLNEAADELADVRALIANAIEDDPPPKVVDGGVIRTGYSTELDELRSLSRDAKQIIAAMEQEERARTGIGTLRIRFNNVFGYFLEVSKANAARVPEDYERRQTLANAERFTTPALKEYEAKVLGAEERILQMESEIFSLVCRQVAAETLRIQATARALACLDAVSSLAEAAVRRRCVKPLMHDGDEIEIIHGRHPVIEVFNEEPFVPNSVYLNNSTDRLLIITGPNMGGKSTVLRQTAIISILAQMGSFVPAEKARLPLLDRVWTRVGASDDLARGRSTFMVEMTETAAILHNATPRSLVLLDEIGRGTATFDGLSIAWAVAEYLHDSSEHAAKTLFATHYHELTELAERLPGAQNYQITATEREGEVVFLHRLERGSASKSYGIEVARLAGMPPTALARAREVLQRLERYELDVFAEEESIIESQRVAAASAGATAVEEQALTKAATRAGRRRLAAQSSLFDLANQKVVDELRATNVDKLSDSDAKTMLKEMKKKLV; this is translated from the coding sequence ATGACTTCCAACGCTACGCCCATGGTTCGCCAGTATCAGGAGCTGAAGGCACAGCATCCCGGGACGCTTCTCTTTTTCCGGCTCGGCGACTTCTACGAACTGTTCTTTGACGATGCGGTGACGGGCGCCCGCGAGTTGCAGATCACCCTCACCGCGCGTCAGAAAGACAGCAAAGATCCGATTCCCATGTGCGGTGTGCCGCATCACTCGGCGGCGAACTACATCGCGAAGCTCGTGCGCAAAGGCTATCGCGTAGCTATTTGCGAGCAGACCGAAAGTGCTTCCCCCACGAAGAAGCTGGTGAAGCGCGAAGTCGTGCGCATCGTGACCCCCGGCACGCCGATCGATCCGCAACTACTCGAGCCGCGCGAGTCGGTTTACCTCGGGGCCGTCTGCGCGCAAGGCGAGACCGTCGGCGCCGCATTCCTCGATATCTCGACGGGGGAGTTTCGCGCGACACAGGCGACGGGCAAGGACGCCTGGGAGAAGATCGTCGCAGACATCGAGTCGTACGCGCCGCGCGAATTGATCTTTCCCCAATCATTGAGTGCTCTGGTGCGGGCGGGATTTAAGAGTGAACAAAAGACGGCGCCCTTGCCGCTGCAGAAGGAGGTCAGAGATCAGAGGTCAGAGGTCGGCAAGTCAGTACCACCTGCGGTAGCGGGTGGGTCGTTAGCAGATCAATCCGTCGCGGACCCACCCGTTACCACGGGTGGTACTGACTCGGTTACTGCGATTGACGCGCTGTGTTCAACCCCCGGCTATTCTCTTTCAGCCCTTCAGGCTAAAAGTGCCGACACCCGACACCCGACACCTGACACCCTCTCCCTGACACCCTACACCCTTACTCCAATCGACGACTGGCTCTGGCAAACCGACGATAGCGCCGCGCTCCTTATTAAACAGTTCGGCGTGCGCTCGCTCGATGGTTATGGGCTGACACGCAAGCACGAAGCGATTCGCGCCGCCGGTTCGTGCCTGCGCTATGCGCAAGAGACGCAACGCGCCGCGGCGGCGCACATCGCGGACATCGTTTACTTCGAGCCGCAGGATCATCTGGTGCTCGATCAAATTACCGTTCGCAATCTCGAATTGGTGGAAGCGATGGGCGGCGCTTCGCGCTCGCTGCTCGATGTCATCGATGAGACAGTGACGGGCATGGGCGCGCGTCTGCTGCGATCCTGGTTACTGCGTCCTTCGATTCGTCGCGGTGAGATCGAAGCGCGTCACGGCGCTGTCGCGGAACTGCATGCATCGCACATGAAGCGCGATCGTTTGCGCGTGCTGCTGAAAGAAATCTCAGACGTTGAGCGTTTGACGGGTCGCTTGAATCTTGGTTCGGCGACGGCGCGCGATCTGGTGGCGCTGCGCCGCTCGCTCGATCAGGTGCCGCAGATTCGAGAGGCGCTTCGGAATGCTGACTCTTCCCTGCTCCAGGTTCTTAACGAAGCGGCCGATGAGCTGGCGGACGTGCGCGCCCTTATTGCGAATGCGATCGAAGACGATCCACCACCGAAAGTTGTCGACGGCGGCGTGATTCGCACCGGCTACTCGACTGAGCTTGACGAGCTGCGCTCTCTGAGTCGAGACGCAAAACAAATCATAGCCGCGATGGAACAGGAAGAGCGCGCCCGCACCGGCATCGGGACTTTGCGCATTCGCTTTAATAACGTGTTCGGTTACTTCCTCGAAGTGTCGAAGGCGAACGCGGCGCGCGTGCCCGAAGATTACGAACGCCGGCAAACTCTGGCGAATGCCGAACGGTTCACCACACCCGCCTTGAAAGAGTACGAGGCGAAGGTGCTCGGGGCGGAAGAACGCATCCTGCAAATGGAGTCGGAAATCTTTTCGCTCGTCTGCCGTCAGGTGGCGGCTGAGACTTTGCGAATCCAGGCGACGGCGCGCGCGCTCGCCTGTCTGGATGCGGTGTCTTCGCTGGCTGAGGCGGCGGTGCGGCGTCGCTGCGTTAAGCCTTTGATGCACGACGGCGACGAAATCGAAATCATCCACGGGCGCCATCCGGTTATCGAAGTCTTCAATGAAGAGCCGTTCGTACCGAACAGCGTCTATCTGAACAACTCGACCGACAGACTGCTAATCATTACGGGGCCGAACATGGGTGGCAAGAGCACGGTGTTGCGACAGACGGCTATCATTTCCATCCTCGCGCAGATGGGATCGTTCGTTCCGGCTGAGAAAGCGCGGCTGCCTTTGCTCGATCGCGTCTGGACGCGGGTGGGAGCGTCGGATGATCTGGCGCGTGGGCGTTCGACCTTCATGGTCGAGATGACTGAGACGGCGGCGATCCTGCACAACGCGACGCCGCGATCGCTGGTGCTGCTCGATGAGATTGGCCGCGGGACCGCGACCTTCGACGGCTTGTCGATCGCCTGGGCCGTGGCAGAGTACCTGCACGATTCATCTGAGCACGCGGCGAAGACTCTGTTCGCGACGCACTATCACGAGCTGACGGAACTGGCTGAGCGTCTACCCGGCGCGCAGAACTATCAAATCACTGCGACGGAACGTGAAGGTGAAGTTGTGTTCCTGCATCGCCTTGAGCGTGGCAGTGCTTCGAAGTCTTACGGAATCGAAGTGGCGCGACTGGCAGGCATGCCCCCCACTGCCCTGGCCCGCGCCCGCGAAGTCTTGCAGCGACTGGAACGATATGAGTTGGATGTGTTCGCGGAAGAAGAATCAATCATCGAGTCGCAGCGTGTGGCGGCGGCTTCCGCGGGCGCGACTGCGGTTGAAGAGCAGGCGTTGACGAAGGCTGCGACCCGCGCGGGCCGGCGCCGTCTTGCTGCGCAGAGTTCCCTGTTCGATTTAGCGAATCAAAAAGTCGTCGATGAGCTGCGCGCGACCAATGTTGATAAGCTGAGTGATTCGGACGCGAAGACGATGCTGAAAGAGATGAAGAAGAAGCTGGTGTAG
- a CDS encoding transposase, giving the protein MHVISRDAPCYYLTSVTKKRLPVFRTDEIKIVTCAAINEARASGEFALYAYVIMPDHLHLVTDSTLSPSKTLQFINGITSRRIINYLKENNHERSLLKLRNQTRRHQYRFSLWDHHPDARLLLTEKMLMERVHYTHNNPVRAGLVSRPEDYRWSSVRCWTGNLLEDEPLLMDINQIRWRRS; this is encoded by the coding sequence ATGCACGTCATATCCCGTGACGCTCCTTGTTATTACCTTACGTCGGTGACCAAAAAGCGCCTTCCGGTTTTTCGTACCGATGAAATTAAGATTGTCACCTGCGCGGCTATCAACGAAGCGCGCGCCTCAGGGGAATTTGCCCTGTACGCCTACGTCATCATGCCTGACCATTTGCATCTCGTTACCGATTCCACCCTTTCTCCGTCCAAGACTCTCCAGTTTATCAATGGTATTACGAGCCGCCGCATCATCAACTATCTGAAAGAGAACAACCACGAACGCTCGTTGCTTAAATTGCGAAACCAAACGCGACGTCATCAATATCGCTTTTCGCTCTGGGATCATCATCCCGACGCGCGATTGTTGCTGACAGAGAAGATGCTCATGGAGCGCGTACATTACACGCATAACAATCCCGTCCGTGCAGGATTGGTGAGCCGACCGGAAGATTATCGATGGTCGAGTGTGAGGTGCTGGACCGGCAATCTCCTTGAGGACGAGCCGTTGTTGATGGACATCAATCAAATAAGATGGAGGAGGAGTTAG